Proteins found in one Tamandua tetradactyla isolate mTamTet1 chromosome 1, mTamTet1.pri, whole genome shotgun sequence genomic segment:
- the CCDC136 gene encoding coiled-coil domain-containing protein 136 isoform X5: MEAGAGAGAGAAGWSCPGPGPTVTTLGSYEGSEGCERKRGQRWGSLERRGMQAMEGEVLLPALYEEEEEEEEEEEVEEEEEQEQKGGSVGSLSIGKHRGLSLTETELEELRAQVLQLVAELEETRELAGQHEDDSLELQGLLEDERLASAQQAEVFTKQIQQLQGELRSLREEMSLLEREKEYELKELEQELHLARTEIHTLRQAAEISTSEHENDIASLQEDLCRMQTELDDMERIRGEYEMEISSLRAELEMKSSDPSNSFTLSDITEMQEELQQLRERCHFLNEEYRVLKESNSSLTGQLADLESERTRRATERWLESHTLRNTISAESQTSEMDFLEPDPITQLLRQQLLGAEEQMHGMKSKCQELCCELQELQHQRRVSEEEQRRMQRELKCAQNEVLRFQTSHSVAQNEELKTRLCALQEKYDASQNEQNELLKMKVQLQTELRELRVMKPTVIESQNEKELQCRLQRLQLQYQSIVCEKEKVLEVHHKLQEDLQCHEAEVQRLRDIEACFQESSEKNKEMHTQLQEMKQLYQASRDEQERQKHMYDQLEEDLLLCQLELKQLKASQPLPENKEQCANKKETVEEIITQLTNSPKGQPAECPIQHPGLIYIGTVWFGSSPW, encoded by the exons ATGGAGGCGGGCGCCGGGGCCGGCGCGGGAGCCGCGGGCTGGAGCTGCCCGGGCCCAG GACCAACAGTAACTACTTTAGGCTCCTATGAGGGGTCCGAGGGTTGTGAGAGGAAGAGAGGCCAACGTTGGGGGTCCCTGGAACGCCGAGGAATGCAAGCTATGGAGG GGGAGGTATTACTCCCAGCTCTctatgaagaggaggaggaggaagaggaggaagaagaggtggaagaagaggaagaacaaGAGCAGAAAGGTGGCAGTGTGGGTTCCCTGTCGATTGGCAAGCACCGGGGCCTAAGCCTCACGGAGACGGAGCTGGAGGAGCTGAGGGCTCAGGTACTCCAGCTGGTGGCAGAGCTGGAGGAGACCCGGGAACTGGCCGGGCAGCATGAGGATGACTCCTTGGAGCTGCAGG GTCTCCTGGAGGATGAGCGGCTGGCCAGTGCCCAGCAGGCAGAGGTGTTCACCAAGCAGATCCAGCAGCTCCAAG GAGAACTGCGGTCTCTACGGGAGGAAATGTCACTGTTGGAGCGTGAGAAAGAATATGAACTTAAGGAACTAGAACAGGAGCTGCACTTGGCCCGGACTGAAATCCACACTCTGCGGCAAGCGGCAGAGATTTCCACATCTGAACATGAGAATGACATAGCATCCCTGCAGGAAGATTTGTGCCGAATGCAGACCGAACTCGATGACATGGAACGCATTCGGGGGGAGTATGAGATGGAAATCTCCTCCCTCCGTGCGGAACTGGAGATGAAGAGCTCTGACCCATCCAACAGTTTTACTCTCTCAGATATCACTGAGATGCAAG AAGAACTGCAGCAGCTGCGGGAACGCTGCCACTTTCTGAATGAGGAGTACCGGGTCCTGAAGGAGAGTAACAGCAGCCTCACGGGGCAGCTTGCAGATCTGGAAAGTGAGAG AACAAGAAGAGCAACAGAAAGGTGGCTGGAATCCCATACGCTAAGGAATACGATATCAGCAGAGTCGCAGACTTCAGAAATGGACTTCCTAGAGCCTGATCCCATAACCCAGTTGTTGCGACAGCAGCTCCTGGGAGCTGAGGAGCAGATGCATGGCATGAAGAGCAAG TGTCAGGAGTTGTGCTGTGAGTTGCAAGAGCTGCAGCATCAGCGTCGAGTCAGTGAAGAAGAGCAAAGGAGGATGCAGAGGGAGCTCAAGTGTGCGCAGAATGAGGTGCTTCGATTCCAGACCTCCCACAGTGTTGCCCAG AACGAGGAACTGAAGACCAGGCTCTGCGCCCTTCAGGAAAAGTATGATGCTAGCCAGAATGAGCAGAATGAGCTCCTGAAGATGAAGGTACAACTTCAGACAGAGCTCCGGGAGCTCAGAGTCATGAAACCCACAGTCATAGAGAGCCAAAACGAGAAG GAGCTACAGTGCCGGCTCCAGAGGCTGCAGCTTCAGTACCAGAGCATCGTGTGTGAGAAGGAAAAGGTGCTGGAAGTGCATCATAAACTGCAGGAGGACCTGCAGTGCCACGAGGCGGAGGTGCAACGCCTCAGGGACATCGAGGCCTGCTTCCAAGAGAGCAGTGAGAAG AATAAAGAGATGCACACCCAGCTTCAGGAGATGAAGCAGCTGTACCAAGCCAGCAGAGATGAACAGGAGCGGCAGAAGCACATGTATGATCAGCTCGAGGAGGACCTCCTGCTCTGCCAGCTGGAGCTGAAGCAGCTGAAGGCCAGCCAGCCTCTTCCAGAGAACAAGGAACAATGTGCTAATAAG AAGGAAACAGTAGAAGAAATTATAACACAACTAACCAACAGTCCAAAAGGGCAGCCTGCAGAGTGCCCCATTCAGCATCCAGGCCTGATCTATATAGGTACAGTATGGTTTGGGAGCAGTCCATGGTGA